In Nonomuraea sp. NBC_00507, the following are encoded in one genomic region:
- the helR gene encoding RNA polymerase recycling motor ATPase HelR — protein sequence MNPLTTSAFDLPDHLAPKADPTLIADDERHFAAIAESLEESIADLSDRLDAERKAPGGKGRAAMDRDMEIHRLTARLRALRRFGLDLCLGHIVSADNPEPVYIGRLGLTDSAGRRLLLDWRSPAAEPFFGATHANPMGLASRRRYRWTRGRISDYWDEVFTSDGFDGHAALDDQSAFIASLGGNRSSRMRDVLGTIQADQDAIIRAGSRGALVVDGGPGTGKTVVALHRSAYLLYSDPRLGHRRGGVLFVGPHQPYLAYVADVLPSLGEEGVQTCTLRDLVAEGAAAAIEPDPDVARLKSSANLVQAIEPAVRFYENPPTKGMTVTTNWSDIWLSAEDWAEAFEAAEPGTPHNEARDQIWQGLLTILVDKRDDDVPADLLRRSLLRNRELLTTFNRAWPLIEAADLVGDLWSVPAYLRMCAPWLSRDDVQKLQREDAQAWTVSDLPLLDAARQRLGDPEAARHKRRHNAAVAAQRERMARVVDNLIEADDDGEGLVTMLRGQDLQNSLVDETALPGTDPDRLAGPFAHIVVDEAQELTDAEWQMLLLRCPSRSFTIVGDRAQARHGFTESWQERLKRVGLDQINLASLSINYRTPEEVMAEAEPVIRTVLPDANVPTSIRSNGVPVVRGSAADLSSILDTWLAAHADGIACVIGDPTFQETSRVRSLTPELSKGLEFDLVVLIDPEAFGEGIEGAVDRYVAMTRATQQLVILTSS from the coding sequence GTGAACCCGCTGACTACCAGCGCGTTTGACCTTCCTGACCACCTCGCCCCCAAGGCCGACCCGACGCTGATCGCCGACGATGAGCGGCACTTCGCGGCCATCGCGGAGAGCCTCGAGGAGTCGATCGCCGACCTGTCCGACCGCCTCGATGCCGAGCGCAAGGCGCCCGGCGGCAAGGGCCGGGCGGCGATGGACCGGGACATGGAGATCCACCGGCTGACCGCCCGCCTGCGTGCACTGCGTCGCTTCGGATTGGACCTGTGTCTCGGACACATCGTCAGCGCGGACAATCCCGAGCCCGTGTACATCGGGCGACTCGGTCTTACGGACAGCGCAGGTCGTCGACTGCTGCTCGACTGGCGCTCCCCCGCGGCTGAGCCGTTCTTCGGAGCGACCCACGCCAACCCGATGGGTCTGGCAAGCCGCCGCAGGTATCGCTGGACCCGCGGCCGGATCAGCGACTACTGGGACGAGGTGTTCACCTCGGACGGGTTTGACGGGCACGCCGCGCTCGACGACCAGTCCGCCTTCATCGCCAGCCTGGGCGGCAACCGGTCGTCCCGCATGCGCGACGTGCTCGGCACCATCCAGGCCGACCAGGACGCCATCATCCGCGCCGGATCCCGCGGCGCTCTCGTCGTCGACGGCGGTCCTGGTACGGGGAAGACGGTCGTCGCGCTGCACCGCTCCGCCTACCTCCTCTACTCCGACCCTCGCCTCGGTCACCGCCGGGGCGGCGTGCTGTTCGTCGGTCCGCACCAGCCCTACCTGGCCTACGTCGCCGACGTCCTGCCCAGCCTCGGAGAGGAGGGCGTGCAGACCTGCACCCTGCGGGACCTCGTCGCCGAGGGAGCCGCGGCGGCGATCGAACCCGACCCGGACGTGGCCCGCCTGAAGTCGTCCGCGAACCTGGTGCAGGCGATCGAGCCGGCCGTCAGGTTCTACGAGAACCCGCCCACCAAGGGGATGACGGTCACGACGAACTGGTCCGACATCTGGCTGAGCGCGGAGGACTGGGCCGAGGCGTTCGAAGCAGCGGAACCCGGTACCCCGCACAACGAGGCGCGCGACCAGATCTGGCAGGGACTGCTCACGATACTGGTGGACAAGCGTGACGACGACGTCCCGGCTGATCTGCTCCGCAGGTCGCTGCTGCGGAACAGGGAGCTGCTCACGACCTTCAACCGCGCGTGGCCGCTGATCGAAGCGGCTGACCTCGTCGGAGACCTGTGGTCCGTACCCGCCTATCTGCGGATGTGCGCTCCCTGGCTCAGCCGCGACGACGTTCAGAAGCTGCAGCGCGAGGACGCCCAGGCCTGGACGGTGTCCGACCTGCCGCTCCTGGACGCGGCACGGCAGCGGCTCGGCGACCCGGAGGCGGCACGACATAAGCGTCGGCATAATGCCGCCGTCGCCGCCCAACGCGAGCGCATGGCGCGGGTCGTCGACAACCTGATCGAGGCCGATGACGACGGTGAAGGCCTGGTGACGATGCTGCGCGGACAGGACCTACAGAACTCCCTGGTCGACGAGACCGCACTACCCGGCACCGACCCGGACCGGCTCGCCGGCCCGTTCGCGCACATCGTCGTGGACGAGGCTCAGGAACTCACCGATGCGGAGTGGCAGATGCTGCTGCTCCGCTGCCCGTCCCGGAGCTTCACCATCGTCGGGGACCGCGCCCAGGCCAGGCACGGGTTCACCGAGTCGTGGCAGGAACGGCTCAAGCGGGTCGGGCTCGACCAGATCAACCTGGCCTCCCTGAGCATCAACTACCGGACGCCGGAAGAGGTCATGGCGGAAGCCGAGCCGGTCATCCGGACCGTGCTCCCGGACGCCAACGTGCCGACCTCCATCCGCAGCAACGGCGTCCCCGTCGTCCGCGGGTCCGCTGCGGATCTGAGCTCGATCCTCGACACCTGGCTCGCCGCGCATGCCGACGGGATCGCCTGCGTCATCGGCGATCCCACATTCCAGGAGACGTCCCGCGTCCGGTCGCTGACTCCGGAGCTGTCGAAGGGGCTTGAGTTCGACCTGGTCGTCCTCATCGATCCGGAGGCGTTCGGCGAGGGCATCGAAGGAGCGGTCGACCGCTATGTCGCGATGACCCGAGCGACCCAGCAACTCGTCATCCTCACGAGCTCCTGA